A stretch of Candidatus Thermoplasmatota archaeon DNA encodes these proteins:
- a CDS encoding ABC transporter ATP-binding protein, translated as MPAITVQAENLVKVYEDGTQALDKLSLTAFEGEIMGLIGPNGAGKTTAIKIMVGLLRPDSGRVTVLGHDILADPIEYKSGVGYMPEAPALPEYLTTYEFLGYVGRVRNIPKDKLAGRIEGLMRELDLMPKAYSTVSTLSKGMRAKLAFAAATIHNPKLLILDEPLLGIDPAGQHLIKDRLADMAKVGCSILVSTHQLDTAERLCSKVAIINKGRNVITGDLAGLRSQAHAGE; from the coding sequence ATGCCTGCCATAACAGTCCAAGCGGAGAACCTTGTCAAGGTCTACGAGGACGGGACGCAAGCCCTCGACAAGCTGTCTCTCACGGCCTTCGAGGGAGAGATCATGGGCCTGATAGGCCCGAACGGGGCCGGGAAGACCACGGCCATCAAGATCATGGTCGGCCTGCTCAGGCCGGATTCCGGCAGGGTGACAGTGCTCGGCCACGACATCCTCGCAGACCCGATCGAGTACAAGTCGGGCGTCGGCTACATGCCCGAGGCGCCCGCTCTGCCCGAATACCTCACCACCTATGAGTTCCTGGGATATGTCGGAAGAGTGAGGAACATCCCCAAGGACAAGCTGGCCGGGCGTATCGAGGGCCTCATGCGCGAACTTGACCTTATGCCGAAGGCGTACTCCACGGTGTCGACTCTGTCAAAGGGGATGCGGGCTAAGCTCGCGTTTGCCGCGGCCACGATCCACAACCCGAAGCTGCTGATACTCGACGAGCCCCTGCTGGGGATCGACCCTGCAGGGCAACACCTCATCAAGGACAGGCTTGCCGACATGGCCAAGGTCGGGTGTTCGATCCTTGTGTCGACGCACCAGCTCGATACCGCAGAGAGGCTCTGCTCCAAGGTGGCCATCATAAACAAGGGCAGGAACGTCATCACGGGGGACCTCGCGGGGCTGAGGTCCCAGGCGCATGCGGGGGAG